In one window of Meiothermus sp. DNA:
- a CDS encoding (Fe-S)-binding protein, translated as MLTTPEKILFLILVLASLYFGGGALLRVYRAIRRGQPEDRFDNLPARLGRALWQTLTMQTVFKKRPWVSLLHAFVFYGFVFYLTVNLVDVLEGFFPFKARGGFWNGYNLIADLLTALILAGIVGLLIRRYSGAGRKTFQWNEKTPLHEKVRQGIPTDSAIVGSFILFHVGSRLLHKAAQTANLDYGPDPFQPVASLASTIFLWVDVDRIVIFEHVFWWFAIGSILLFIPYFARSKHIHLFLAPLNLAFKKEKPGALLPIAKDFEELEKLEKFGVARLEDFSWPRLLDAYSCIMCNRCQEVCPAYTTGKALSPAAILISERYELNQILPDFAAGKESPRPLMDFAMNEESIWACTTCNACIEVCPVGNEQMLHILDVRRERVMMQGEFPAQLNNAFKGMERNGNPWNLGADKRMGWTEGLPFEVQTVAQNPEAEVLYWVGCAPSYDPRAQKTARAFAEILHESGVSWAVLGKEEKCTGDAARRAGNEFLFMQLATENVETLNAAMEAKPKTIVTTCPHCFHTLANEYKDFGGHYTVKHHSDYIAELIDAKKLEMIPMAGEVTYHDPCYLGRHNGVIAEPRQIIQATGLKLHEPGRHGKESFCCGAGGAQFWKEEEPGNERVSTNRYRELKGTGANTIAVGCPFCMQMMNLEATQEPEDQAPRVLDISELVVQRLKREPAKTGEATD; from the coding sequence ATGCTGACCACGCCTGAGAAAATCCTCTTCTTGATTTTAGTGCTGGCCTCGCTTTACTTTGGCGGTGGTGCGCTGCTGCGCGTGTACCGGGCCATCCGCCGGGGCCAGCCAGAAGACCGCTTCGATAATCTGCCCGCTCGGCTCGGTAGGGCCCTCTGGCAGACCCTCACCATGCAGACCGTCTTCAAGAAGCGGCCCTGGGTGAGCCTTCTGCACGCTTTCGTGTTCTATGGCTTTGTCTTTTACCTGACCGTGAACCTGGTGGATGTGCTCGAGGGCTTCTTTCCCTTCAAGGCCCGGGGGGGCTTCTGGAACGGTTACAACCTGATAGCCGACCTTCTGACTGCCCTGATCCTGGCGGGCATTGTGGGCCTGCTAATAAGGCGCTACTCCGGGGCCGGACGCAAGACCTTTCAGTGGAACGAGAAGACCCCCCTGCACGAGAAGGTGCGCCAGGGCATCCCCACCGATAGCGCCATTGTGGGGAGTTTCATCTTGTTCCATGTGGGAAGTCGCCTGCTGCACAAAGCCGCCCAGACCGCCAACCTGGACTACGGCCCCGACCCCTTCCAGCCGGTGGCCAGCCTGGCCTCGACCATCTTCCTCTGGGTGGACGTGGACCGCATCGTGATTTTTGAGCACGTTTTCTGGTGGTTTGCCATTGGCTCCATCCTGCTCTTCATCCCTTACTTCGCCCGCTCCAAGCACATTCACCTCTTTCTGGCTCCCCTCAACCTGGCCTTCAAGAAGGAAAAACCAGGGGCCCTCTTGCCCATCGCCAAAGACTTTGAAGAGCTGGAAAAGCTGGAAAAGTTCGGGGTGGCCAGGCTGGAAGATTTTAGCTGGCCGCGCTTACTGGACGCCTATAGCTGCATCATGTGCAACCGCTGCCAGGAGGTCTGCCCGGCCTATACCACCGGCAAGGCTCTCTCCCCGGCAGCCATTCTGATTAGCGAGCGCTACGAGCTGAACCAGATTTTGCCCGATTTTGCCGCAGGCAAGGAGAGCCCCCGCCCTCTGATGGACTTTGCCATGAACGAAGAGTCTATCTGGGCCTGTACTACCTGCAATGCCTGCATCGAGGTGTGCCCGGTGGGCAACGAGCAGATGCTGCACATCCTGGACGTGCGGCGCGAGCGGGTGATGATGCAGGGCGAGTTCCCGGCCCAGCTGAACAATGCCTTCAAGGGCATGGAGCGCAATGGCAACCCCTGGAACCTGGGGGCCGATAAGCGCATGGGCTGGACCGAGGGGCTCCCATTCGAGGTGCAAACCGTGGCCCAGAACCCCGAGGCCGAGGTGCTCTACTGGGTGGGCTGTGCACCGTCCTACGACCCCCGGGCCCAGAAAACCGCCCGGGCCTTTGCCGAAATCCTGCACGAGTCTGGGGTGAGCTGGGCGGTGCTGGGCAAGGAGGAAAAGTGCACCGGCGACGCCGCTCGCCGGGCCGGCAACGAGTTCTTGTTCATGCAGCTCGCTACCGAGAACGTGGAGACCCTGAATGCCGCGATGGAGGCCAAACCCAAGACCATCGTGACCACCTGTCCCCACTGCTTCCACACCCTCGCCAACGAATACAAAGACTTTGGCGGTCACTACACCGTCAAGCACCACTCCGATTACATTGCCGAATTGATCGATGCGAAGAAGCTGGAAATGATCCCGATGGCGGGTGAAGTCACCTACCACGACCCCTGCTACCTGGGGCGGCACAATGGGGTGATTGCCGAACCCCGGCAGATAATCCAGGCCACGGGCCTCAAGCTGCATGAGCCAGGACGTCATGGTAAGGAGAGCTTCTGCTGTGGGGCCGGCGGGGCGCAGTTCTGGAAAGAAGAAGAGCCTGGTAACGAGCGGGTCTCTACGAACCGCTACCGCGAACTCAAGGGTACGGGCGCAAATACTATTGCGGTGGGTTGTCCCTTCTGCATGCAGATGATGAACCTGGAAGCCACCCAGGAACCCGAAGACCAGGCCCCCCGTGTGCTGGACATTTCCGAACTGGTGGTACAGCGCCTAAAACGCGAGCCCGCTAAGACCGGTGAGGCTACCGATTAG
- a CDS encoding Uma2 family endonuclease — protein MPRPNPLRQATFEEFLEQEAKTQTRHEYVDGFVFAMAGGTDYHNRLATRFLLTIFQAAEEAGCEAFAENMLLKVGTAAYYPDVFVTCEESLEGVSFKKTACLVVEVLSDATEAIDRGEKLLNYQKLTGLQAYVLVSQHTKRLEIFRRMEDGGWRYELTENGAVRLPCVDVALSLGELYRGIPVG, from the coding sequence ATGCCCAGGCCGAATCCGCTTCGCCAGGCGACCTTTGAAGAGTTCCTGGAGCAGGAAGCAAAGACCCAGACCCGCCATGAGTACGTGGATGGATTTGTCTTTGCGATGGCAGGCGGAACCGACTACCACAACCGCCTGGCCACGCGCTTTTTGTTGACCATTTTTCAGGCAGCCGAGGAAGCAGGATGCGAAGCCTTCGCCGAAAATATGCTGCTAAAAGTCGGCACGGCGGCCTATTACCCGGATGTTTTTGTAACCTGCGAGGAGTCTTTGGAAGGGGTGAGCTTCAAGAAAACGGCCTGCCTGGTGGTGGAGGTTCTTTCCGATGCGACGGAGGCCATAGACCGGGGTGAAAAGCTTCTCAACTATCAGAAGCTAACGGGGTTGCAGGCATATGTGCTGGTTTCTCAGCATACTAAACGACTGGAAATTTTCCGGCGCATGGAGGACGGGGGGTGGCGCTATGAGCTCACGGAGAACGGAGCCGTAAGGCTGCCCTGTGTCGATGTTGCTCTGAGCCTCGGCGAGCTTTACCGTGGAATACCGGTTGGGTAG
- a CDS encoding ABC transporter ATP-binding protein, whose protein sequence is MAKIRLEHVYKKYGGKVTAVKDFNLETEDGEFVVFVGPSGCGKTTTLRMIAGLEDITEGKLFIGDRLVNDVPPKDRDIAMVFQNYALYPHMNVYENMAFGLRLRRVPKDEIDRRVKEAARIIKIDHLLQRKPRELSGGQRQRVAMGRAIVREPKVFLFDEPLSNLDAKLRVEMRAEISKLQRRLGVTTVYVTHDQVEAMTLGQRIVVMKDGEVLQVDSPLNLYDFPETKFVAGFIGSPSMNFIRSRVQTEGGSAYFVGEGFKVKANGTLGASLMPYNGKEVWMGIRPEHIGLKGWTSIPESDNVVKGRVEIVEPLGADTEVHVEVGGHMLTAKVDGHAMVLPSDTVELLVDTSKLHAFEVDGHEKAIGHAMAQDTRSAARV, encoded by the coding sequence ATGGCAAAAATTCGGTTGGAACACGTCTACAAGAAGTATGGCGGCAAGGTCACGGCGGTCAAGGATTTCAACCTCGAGACCGAAGACGGCGAGTTTGTGGTCTTTGTAGGCCCCTCGGGTTGCGGCAAGACCACCACCCTGCGCATGATTGCGGGCCTGGAGGACATCACCGAGGGCAAGCTCTTCATCGGCGACCGGCTGGTGAACGATGTGCCCCCCAAAGACCGGGACATCGCCATGGTCTTCCAGAACTACGCTCTGTACCCCCACATGAACGTCTACGAGAACATGGCCTTTGGGTTGCGGCTGCGCAGGGTGCCCAAAGACGAGATTGACCGCCGGGTGAAGGAAGCCGCCCGCATCATCAAGATTGACCACCTCTTGCAGCGCAAGCCCCGCGAACTTTCGGGGGGTCAGCGTCAGCGGGTGGCTATGGGCCGGGCCATCGTGCGCGAACCCAAGGTGTTCTTGTTCGACGAGCCCCTCTCCAACCTCGACGCCAAGCTGCGGGTGGAGATGCGGGCCGAAATTTCCAAGCTCCAGCGCCGCTTGGGGGTCACCACCGTCTACGTAACCCACGACCAGGTCGAGGCCATGACCCTGGGCCAACGCATTGTGGTGATGAAGGACGGCGAGGTCTTGCAAGTCGATAGCCCCCTGAACCTCTACGACTTCCCCGAAACCAAGTTTGTGGCCGGCTTTATCGGATCCCCTTCGATGAACTTCATTCGCTCGAGGGTGCAGACCGAAGGCGGTAGTGCCTACTTTGTGGGTGAGGGGTTCAAGGTCAAGGCCAACGGCACCCTGGGGGCCAGCCTGATGCCTTACAACGGTAAGGAAGTCTGGATGGGCATTCGCCCTGAACACATCGGTCTCAAGGGCTGGACCAGCATTCCCGAGAGCGACAATGTGGTCAAGGGCAGGGTTGAAATCGTTGAGCCTCTAGGAGCCGATACCGAAGTGCATGTAGAAGTGGGGGGCCACATGCTGACCGCCAAGGTAGACGGCCACGCCATGGTACTGCCCAGCGACACCGTTGAACTGCTGGTAGACACCAGCAAACTCCACGCCTTTGAAGTGGATGGGCACGAAAAGGCCATCGGTCACGCCATGGCCCAGGATACCCGTTCGGCGGCTCGAGTCTAG
- a CDS encoding carbohydrate kinase translates to MVVLTGEVLVDLIGRNTSAHSSLSYTGILGGSALNTASTLARVGAPTRFVSEVGQDFLGEWAIARIAERKIETRFIQQLPGVPTPLSVAEVDAAGNARFSFYRAFGSTQFCPDSAAMARAKWFHFGSLSAFEPRNVAGIESLLEIAREYDVLVSFDPNLHAEPSEAYWQQLERYMPYVSVLKASLNDAQLLFPHAPNDPQVLLEHLVELGTPVTVLTLGATGAMAAFRTRMIRVPGVKVAVADTIGAGDAFMAGLIYGMMKQEIGSRMELLSWDGTQLPVILSSSNHLAAITCTVEGASPPEQPLHAWWERFG, encoded by the coding sequence ATGGTTGTCCTAACCGGTGAAGTCCTGGTTGACTTAATTGGCCGCAACACCAGCGCCCATTCGAGCCTGAGCTATACCGGGATTCTGGGCGGCTCGGCCCTGAACACGGCCTCCACCCTGGCTCGAGTGGGCGCACCAACCCGCTTTGTGAGCGAGGTTGGGCAGGATTTTCTGGGTGAATGGGCCATCGCCCGCATTGCCGAGCGAAAAATTGAAACCCGTTTTATCCAGCAGCTTCCCGGCGTACCCACCCCCCTGAGCGTAGCCGAGGTTGACGCAGCAGGCAACGCCCGGTTCAGCTTCTATCGGGCTTTTGGCAGTACCCAGTTCTGCCCCGATAGCGCAGCCATGGCCCGCGCCAAGTGGTTTCATTTTGGCTCCTTATCGGCCTTTGAACCCCGCAACGTTGCGGGCATCGAAAGCCTGCTGGAAATTGCCCGTGAATACGATGTGCTGGTGAGCTTCGACCCCAACCTGCACGCCGAGCCCTCCGAGGCCTACTGGCAACAACTGGAGCGCTACATGCCCTATGTTTCGGTGCTGAAGGCCAGCCTGAACGACGCCCAGCTCCTCTTTCCGCACGCCCCCAACGATCCGCAGGTCTTGCTCGAGCACCTGGTTGAGCTAGGGACCCCGGTCACGGTGCTGACCCTGGGCGCCACCGGGGCCATGGCCGCTTTTCGTACCCGGATGATACGGGTTCCCGGTGTCAAGGTCGCGGTAGCAGATACCATTGGGGCGGGGGATGCCTTCATGGCAGGGCTTATTTACGGCATGATGAAGCAGGAAATTGGCTCCAGAATGGAGCTTTTATCCTGGGATGGAACCCAGCTCCCGGTAATCCTTTCCTCTAGCAATCACCTCGCGGCCATTACCTGCACCGTGGAAGGCGCCAGCCCACCCGAGCAGCCCTTGCATGCCTGGTGGGAGCGTTTTGGCTAA
- the udk gene encoding uridine kinase: MIGFVSRAFVIGIAGGTGSGKTTVTEAVINAVGPEHVALLPMDNYYKDNAHLPFEERLKQSYDHPDAFDLELYLSHIRQLVAGLPVEIPVYSFREYTRSRETILVEPAPVVVLEGILLLVDAALRAQMNLKVFVDTDADVRFIRRLQRDIVERGRTVESVIQQYLEQVRPMHLSFVEPSKRYADVIIPHGGHNEEALAMLTARVRSLVPSEKVGRGGWF; encoded by the coding sequence ATGATTGGCTTTGTGAGTCGGGCTTTTGTGATTGGAATTGCCGGGGGCACCGGCAGCGGCAAGACCACCGTGACCGAGGCGGTGATTAATGCGGTGGGGCCGGAGCACGTGGCGCTGCTACCGATGGACAACTACTACAAAGACAACGCCCATCTACCCTTTGAGGAGCGCCTCAAGCAAAGCTACGACCACCCCGATGCGTTTGACCTCGAGCTCTACCTGAGCCATATCCGCCAGCTCGTGGCGGGGCTACCGGTGGAGATTCCGGTGTACTCCTTTAGGGAATATACCCGCTCCCGCGAGACTATTCTGGTGGAGCCCGCTCCGGTGGTGGTGCTCGAGGGCATCCTGCTGCTGGTAGATGCCGCCCTGCGGGCCCAGATGAACCTCAAGGTGTTTGTGGACACCGACGCCGATGTGCGTTTTATCCGGCGTTTGCAGCGCGACATCGTCGAGCGTGGGCGCACCGTAGAGAGCGTGATACAGCAATACCTGGAGCAGGTTCGCCCCATGCACCTATCCTTCGTGGAGCCCTCCAAGCGCTATGCCGATGTGATCATTCCCCACGGGGGACACAACGAAGAGGCCCTGGCCATGCTGACAGCAAGGGTACGGAGCCTAGTTCCTTCGGAAAAAGTAGGCCGCGGGGGTTGGTTTTGA
- a CDS encoding DUF5693 family protein → MNLRNLLRIGVILAAVLSLPALLPRMQAERPGPVVLIMDGEEVADQARFTGKTFLQVIQEYQALGVQGVALYEQSVRNWVNRGLLTYHPSNTLQLLYPNAQIKPGWFYLTGPASLLEAMVARWNIATERVMIGTQTWLATPVNVDFFPAGYDLALARELRAQGFYLVARPFDHPYRKYDVELVPPEADAVAFAGLDVLGYKDNLEVVATRLQGKSIAWIEGTPQRGFAQLSQTLPVKRLFSIRPEWQDKLTPAETADKFVLAARERGHQLLYLRPYKQPGDTEAFLTILRRDLERSSIPIGTPTARDFSPSPLRFVALVGILAGLALLAVGMPQPWGIPVAVLLTLFALGVARGDAGPLLAAMVFPALGFLERPLPGLRLWLAAVLYSLAGVVFLAALGSTPQSVLGLEPFRGVSLTLVVPPLLVALSFLPAAYKPALNALYNHPLKLGEVAVALLGLAVVGIAVLRRGNDAAPSIVPEWELQLRAFLQDVMVRPRFKEIFAHALAPVALLLPWPTWLKNVLLVLVAVGMGSILNTFSHYHTPLSISFFRVLNGLLIGLAVGLVGVWVIRRVREWWFK, encoded by the coding sequence TTGAATCTACGCAACCTGTTGCGAATAGGGGTCATACTGGCTGCAGTGCTGAGCTTGCCCGCGCTGCTGCCGCGGATGCAGGCCGAGCGTCCGGGGCCGGTGGTGCTCATTATGGACGGCGAGGAGGTGGCCGACCAGGCCCGCTTCACCGGCAAAACTTTTTTGCAGGTGATACAGGAATACCAGGCCCTGGGGGTGCAGGGGGTCGCGCTGTATGAACAATCGGTGCGGAACTGGGTGAACCGGGGGCTTCTAACCTATCACCCCTCCAACACCCTGCAGCTGCTTTATCCCAACGCCCAGATCAAGCCCGGCTGGTTCTACCTGACCGGCCCGGCAAGTCTCTTGGAGGCCATGGTGGCGCGGTGGAACATCGCCACCGAGCGGGTGATGATTGGCACCCAGACCTGGCTGGCCACCCCGGTCAACGTGGACTTTTTCCCGGCAGGCTACGACCTGGCCCTGGCCCGCGAGCTCAGGGCCCAGGGTTTTTACCTGGTGGCTCGGCCCTTTGACCACCCCTACCGCAAATACGATGTGGAGTTGGTTCCGCCCGAGGCCGATGCGGTGGCTTTTGCGGGGCTGGACGTGCTGGGCTACAAGGACAACCTCGAGGTCGTGGCCACCAGGCTGCAGGGCAAGTCCATTGCCTGGATCGAGGGCACCCCCCAGCGGGGGTTTGCGCAGCTCAGCCAGACCCTGCCGGTCAAGCGGCTATTCAGTATTCGGCCTGAGTGGCAGGACAAGCTGACCCCCGCCGAAACCGCCGATAAGTTTGTGCTGGCTGCTCGAGAGCGCGGGCACCAGTTGCTCTACCTGCGGCCCTACAAACAACCGGGCGATACCGAGGCTTTTCTGACCATCCTGCGGCGCGACCTCGAGCGCTCGAGCATCCCCATCGGCACGCCCACCGCTCGCGACTTCAGCCCTTCGCCGCTGCGCTTTGTGGCTCTGGTGGGCATTCTGGCAGGTCTGGCCTTGCTGGCTGTGGGGATGCCGCAGCCCTGGGGCATTCCAGTGGCGGTACTGCTCACCCTGTTTGCCCTGGGGGTAGCCCGTGGAGACGCCGGGCCCTTGCTGGCCGCGATGGTGTTCCCGGCGCTGGGCTTCCTCGAGCGCCCTCTGCCGGGTTTGCGTTTGTGGTTGGCGGCGGTGCTCTACTCGCTGGCCGGGGTGGTGTTCCTGGCGGCCCTGGGCAGCACCCCCCAGAGCGTGCTGGGCCTCGAGCCCTTCCGGGGGGTCTCGCTGACCCTGGTGGTGCCGCCCCTGCTGGTGGCGTTGTCGTTCCTGCCTGCCGCTTACAAGCCTGCCCTCAACGCGCTGTACAACCATCCCCTGAAGTTGGGCGAGGTGGCGGTGGCGCTCCTGGGGTTGGCGGTGGTGGGGATCGCGGTGCTGCGCCGGGGCAACGATGCGGCCCCCTCCATCGTGCCCGAGTGGGAGCTGCAGCTTCGGGCCTTCCTGCAGGACGTGATGGTGCGGCCCCGCTTCAAGGAGATTTTCGCCCACGCCCTGGCCCCGGTGGCGCTGCTGCTGCCCTGGCCGACCTGGCTCAAAAACGTCCTGCTGGTGCTGGTAGCGGTGGGGATGGGCTCCATTCTGAACACCTTTTCGCACTACCACACGCCCCTTAGCATTTCTTTTTTCCGGGTGCTGAACGGCCTTCTGATTGGCCTGGCGGTTGGCCTGGTGGGGGTCTGGGTGATTCGGCGGGTGCGTGAATGGTGGTTCAAATAG
- the csaB gene encoding polysaccharide pyruvyl transferase CsaB has translation MRVGVSGYYGFQNAGDEAILEAIVHEVKARGHEAVVFSNNPDETAQRYGVEAVKRTQPLEVWKALGTLDLLLSGGGGLLQDKTSSLSLWYYLTIMGLARRRGKPVYVFNQSLGPLSKRGEQRIRRALRGVTCFFRDEGSLEYGRRLGLEVHLGADPALLLAPPPVEREPNMVVLVPKYGTEEANASLHKLADRLRVEGLEVVVLALQPGFDEPVLEKFSSFTRELAWDPRRVSYLLAQAGYVVSVRLHGAILAAAAGTPFAGIAYDPKVAGFCRDAGAVYVDMPGDPDLLASTVLTQRQPNWSAIETMKTRARSSFDWVLSARPQGRMQRSR, from the coding sequence ATGCGGGTGGGGGTCAGCGGGTATTACGGTTTTCAGAATGCAGGTGACGAGGCCATCCTCGAGGCCATCGTGCATGAGGTCAAAGCCCGTGGCCACGAGGCCGTGGTGTTCTCCAACAACCCCGACGAAACCGCCCAGCGCTACGGGGTTGAGGCCGTCAAGCGCACCCAGCCGCTGGAAGTCTGGAAGGCCTTGGGCACGCTGGATTTGCTTTTGTCGGGCGGGGGGGGCTTGCTACAGGACAAGACCTCGAGCCTGAGCCTGTGGTACTACCTGACCATAATGGGCCTGGCCCGCCGCCGGGGCAAGCCGGTGTATGTGTTCAACCAGTCCCTGGGGCCCCTCAGCAAGCGGGGTGAGCAGCGGATAAGGCGGGCCTTACGTGGGGTGACGTGCTTCTTCCGCGATGAAGGCTCGCTCGAGTATGGGCGCAGACTGGGGCTCGAGGTTCACCTGGGGGCCGACCCGGCCCTCCTGCTGGCCCCTCCACCGGTAGAGCGCGAGCCCAATATGGTGGTGCTGGTACCCAAATACGGCACCGAGGAGGCCAACGCCAGCCTGCACAAGCTGGCCGACCGGCTACGGGTGGAAGGCCTGGAGGTGGTTGTCCTGGCCCTGCAGCCGGGCTTCGACGAGCCGGTACTGGAAAAATTCAGCAGCTTCACCCGCGAGCTGGCCTGGGATCCGCGCCGGGTGAGCTACCTGCTGGCCCAGGCAGGCTACGTGGTCTCGGTGCGCCTGCACGGGGCCATTCTGGCGGCTGCTGCCGGAACCCCCTTTGCCGGCATCGCCTACGACCCCAAGGTGGCCGGCTTTTGCCGCGATGCTGGAGCGGTGTATGTGGACATGCCCGGCGACCCCGACCTGCTGGCCTCGACGGTGCTTACACAACGCCAGCCCAACTGGAGCGCCATCGAAACCATGAAAACCCGCGCCCGCAGCAGCTTTGATTGGGTTTTGTCGGCCCGTCCCCAGGGGCGAATGCAGCGCTCGAGATAG
- a CDS encoding acyl-CoA carboxylase subunit beta: MADNTRAWMEELLAEMEERRKQIEAGGGPERIKKQHEAGKLTARERIQYLLDEDTFVELQPFAEPTETELMHGIQAPADGVITGYGKIGGRTVFVFSQDFTVLGGSLGKTHGRKIAHAMDMAVKVGAPVIGLNDSAGARIQEGVDSLSGYGEVFYRNVIYSGVVPQISAILGPCAGGAVYSPAITDFVLMSKGNSYMFITGPEVIKSVTREEVTFEQLGGSEVHTAKSGVAHLECEGDQGVLDTIKQLLVYLPQNAREKPPIIENGDPKNRKTPELLDQVHPDPRRPYNMHQVIETIVDEGKFLELHTNFAKNIIVGFAHLGGQSIGIVANNPRYMAGALDINASDKAARFIRTCDSFNIPILTLVDVTGFLPGVAQEHQGIIRHGAKMLYAYAEATVPKITLITRKSYGGAYLAMNSRDMGADVVLAWPTSAVAVMGAEGAANIIYRKEIQSSPDPAATRQAKINEYKKAFDNPYVAAGRGYIDDVIDPAETRRVLIQHLEMLSTKQEERPNKKHGNIPL, translated from the coding sequence ATGGCAGACAATACACGGGCTTGGATGGAAGAGCTGCTGGCCGAGATGGAAGAGCGACGCAAACAGATCGAGGCGGGCGGTGGGCCAGAGCGAATCAAAAAGCAGCACGAGGCTGGCAAATTGACCGCCCGTGAGCGCATTCAGTATTTGCTCGACGAGGACACCTTCGTCGAACTGCAACCTTTTGCCGAACCCACCGAGACCGAGCTGATGCACGGTATACAAGCACCTGCCGACGGCGTCATTACGGGATACGGCAAGATAGGCGGACGCACAGTTTTCGTCTTTAGTCAGGATTTTACCGTGCTGGGCGGGAGCCTGGGCAAGACCCACGGACGGAAGATTGCCCACGCGATGGATATGGCCGTAAAGGTGGGCGCTCCGGTGATCGGCCTCAACGACTCGGCGGGAGCCCGCATCCAGGAAGGCGTGGACAGTCTTTCGGGCTATGGCGAGGTGTTTTACCGTAATGTCATCTACTCGGGCGTGGTGCCGCAAATCTCGGCGATTCTGGGGCCCTGTGCGGGCGGGGCCGTGTACAGCCCGGCCATCACCGACTTCGTGCTGATGAGCAAGGGCAATAGCTACATGTTTATTACCGGGCCGGAGGTCATCAAGAGCGTGACCCGCGAGGAAGTTACCTTCGAGCAACTGGGGGGTTCGGAGGTGCACACCGCCAAGTCGGGGGTGGCCCACCTCGAGTGCGAGGGCGACCAGGGGGTACTGGATACCATCAAACAACTGCTGGTTTACCTCCCGCAAAATGCCAGGGAAAAGCCACCCATTATCGAGAATGGCGACCCCAAGAACCGTAAAACCCCCGAACTATTGGATCAAGTACACCCCGACCCCCGACGCCCCTACAACATGCACCAGGTGATCGAAACCATTGTGGATGAAGGCAAGTTTCTGGAGCTCCACACCAACTTCGCCAAGAACATTATCGTGGGCTTTGCCCACCTGGGGGGCCAGAGCATCGGGATTGTGGCCAACAACCCGCGCTACATGGCCGGTGCGCTGGATATCAATGCCTCGGACAAGGCCGCCCGCTTTATTCGCACCTGCGACAGCTTCAACATTCCCATCCTGACCCTGGTAGATGTAACCGGCTTCCTGCCCGGTGTGGCCCAGGAACATCAGGGCATCATCCGCCACGGGGCCAAAATGCTCTATGCCTATGCCGAAGCCACCGTCCCCAAGATTACCCTGATTACCCGCAAGAGCTATGGCGGGGCCTACCTGGCCATGAACTCCCGCGACATGGGCGCGGATGTGGTGCTGGCCTGGCCTACCTCGGCAGTGGCCGTGATGGGCGCTGAGGGGGCTGCCAACATCATCTATCGAAAGGAAATTCAGTCCTCGCCTGACCCCGCCGCTACCCGCCAGGCCAAAATTAATGAATACAAAAAAGCCTTCGACAACCCCTATGTAGCGGCTGGACGGGGCTATATTGACGATGTAATTGACCCTGCCGAGACCCGGCGGGTTTTGATCCAGCACCTCGAGATGCTCTCTACCAAACAAGAAGAACGGCCTAATAAGAAGCACGGGAATATCCCGCTGTAG
- a CDS encoding tetratricopeptide repeat protein: protein MEELDQIIRLGRYEEARGRILAGEEGNADGLAVLLELRDWLRLKEYGKAQKLLEQDGDLIAGYLDVSQVKAAIEAFDLDDESKIAAYLDHPHLSAEAWAALGLLRIRSGNREEARQAFDRALLADPGHYRVKTNLANLTLEAGQTDEAIRMYEEVLKLNPEYALAHHNLGAAYRKKGQIDKSVYHIKRGQRLQMQPAARPPRSIIPGASAPLPQPERRPFLSSFGNRWWLWLLVIVVVYLLLNRQP from the coding sequence ATGGAAGAACTTGATCAAATTATCCGTTTGGGGCGCTATGAGGAAGCTCGAGGCCGAATTCTAGCAGGGGAAGAGGGAAATGCCGATGGGCTGGCGGTGTTGCTGGAGTTGCGCGACTGGCTACGGCTGAAGGAGTATGGCAAGGCCCAGAAGCTCCTGGAACAGGATGGCGACCTGATTGCAGGCTACCTGGATGTTTCTCAGGTTAAGGCGGCCATAGAAGCATTTGACCTGGATGATGAAAGCAAAATTGCCGCCTACCTCGACCACCCCCACCTGAGCGCCGAGGCCTGGGCTGCACTGGGGCTATTGCGCATTCGCAGCGGCAATCGGGAAGAGGCCAGACAGGCTTTTGATAGGGCCCTACTGGCCGACCCCGGCCATTACCGGGTCAAGACCAACCTGGCCAATCTGACCCTCGAGGCCGGCCAGACCGACGAAGCCATTCGCATGTATGAAGAGGTGCTGAAACTCAATCCCGAGTATGCCCTGGCGCATCACAACCTGGGCGCGGCCTACCGCAAAAAAGGCCAGATTGACAAATCGGTTTACCACATTAAACGCGGCCAGCGCTTGCAGATGCAGCCTGCGGCCCGCCCGCCTCGCTCTATAATCCCGGGTGCTTCAGCTCCGCTGCCCCAGCCCGAACGCCGCCCCTTCCTGAGCAGCTTTGGCAACCGCTGGTGGCTCTGGCTGCTGGTGATTGTGGTGGTGTATTTGCTGCTGAACCGCCAACCTTGA